The following are from one region of the Sorghum bicolor cultivar BTx623 chromosome 2, Sorghum_bicolor_NCBIv3, whole genome shotgun sequence genome:
- the LOC8074417 gene encoding DNA polymerase zeta catalytic subunit isoform X1, whose amino-acid sequence MSSSQSPEPCTPGTPSPVLSVRIVSLDYYMAPPLPGFGFSRSPFHGALPLPSPFRRATCCLPLNFTRCHAGDGVEEVPVVRIYGSTPAGQKTCLHIHRVLPYFYIPCPEELLDNLEKGDSYITGLLSALEKALQARGPSKRKHVHGCNLVRAKKLYGYHSSEELFMKIYLYYPHEVSRAASLVLSGAVSNRAFQPYESHIPYLLHFLVDYNLYGMGHIHVKDFKFRPPLPDDFHPKSSLHRKAQSDNLEIKSPTVWISSTVSHSSTLGSSAPSLHLGGTNLSFTIRQSSSMLEADSRIEGILNEKYKMYTSLSQTTEDTKMVQSLEAIWEELERLRLLDETKYADLGRPLREEVLKDFLHGIKYESALSVLFSQEGPHHKVSTIEESERLERCLKSLTDIIGTVTFSQDDYCGHIDVGNSADVQNGKPNASLCSGSLEQNMQIISPERNSEYPVSSSVPQRTLSQLSDEGEKHVDAEALGLLSWLASSQAAEEPTTDDELINEVILSPLFAKKSIEVALESAHLDFDSASQQECQDILDSVDPVREAEEPNLHTSYLDSVKSSSAASLGKTIPQVDGSSDENPKVSQECDRSKVTRKAVVSPCYTSTKNPSKSASKRAGTEHLWGSLPLSRKKRQHGDADDSCSAMPSQKALSASNKSTIDKDYHDTIGSTDKESSRFLGVHDSVCHSVRDLMRRRRSFRCEQLEFGCSGAATCTMDNESETVNSGGLEFHDFTSDIPNLALTRMAFVQKPPSKNDACSGLESRSGCEQRGSEKLGVADLLPFFNQNMEENKQNESFQHMESNDFTGDVLGVPTHFQNDGSALYLLTHALSPPSAGAVSHWLTQESSSSIFSGYTNYDEGVPADKEEAHSSTLSRNSPTRFTKENSAKNIFVHGDVMESALSNKESKHLDEWHDFSQISAGNEKDKLTPLSQIGFRDPASIGGGQQLTILSMEVLTESRGELRPDPRFDAINAVSLAIEDDADNTVDVHVFICDNNSKSHRRNLDGIAGYNVDVFPEEKDLLNNFISAVCSIDPDILVGWEIQLGSLGFLAERAAYLGIGLLKRISRTPPHELNHPPKIPVDNSSQVLSETSSADDIIDDVSENDWSHTHASGIHVGGRIVLNLWRLMRAEVKLNNYSLEAVADEVLRRKIPLIPSRILNRWFATGPGRGRHRCIEYISNRTRINLEIMNQLDLVNRTSELARVFGIDFFSVLSRGSQYRVESMLLRLAHTQNYLAISPGNQQVASQPAMECLPLVMEPESAFYPDPVVVLDFQSLYPSMIIAYNLCYSTCLGKVFPSKSNVLGVSSYSADPHTLVDLKNQLLLTPNGVLYVQPKIRKGVLPRLLEEILSTRIMVKQAMKKLSPSQQVLHRIFNARQLALKLIANVTYGYTAAGFSGRMPCAELADSIVQCGRRTLETAISFVNQHPLWKARVVYGDTDSMFVLLKGRSREEAFRIGKEIASSITAMNPDPVTLKFEKVYQPCFLLTKKRYVGYSYESPEQNEPIFDAKGIETVRRDTCPAVAKILERSIRTMFEEQDLTKVRTYLERQWTRILSGKVSIQDFIFAKEVRLGTYSARASTLPPAAIVATKAMLSDPRAEPRYAERVPYVVIHGEPGARLADMVIDPYGLLENGSPYRLNEQYYITKQIIPALQRVFGLLGADLNKWFNEMPRPIRPTLAKRQSAAGHGSFSRDGSFIRLGLNNKALGKAGRIDTYYMSSHCSICGDIIQGTETFCNNCLKNEAVVATIVAGRTSKLEREIQHLAAICGHCGGADWIIESGIKCVSLACPVFYERRKVQRELGVVSESAEAGYYPFCCAELF is encoded by the exons ATGTCGTCCTCGCAGTCGCCGGAGCCCTGCACGCCGGGGACGCCCTCCCCGGTCCTCAGCGTCCGCATCGTCTCGCTCGACTACTACATGGCGCCGCCACTCCCGGGCTTCGGCTTCTCCCGCAGCCCATTCCACGGTGCGCTCCCCCTTCCCTCACCCTTCCGTCGGGCGACCTGCTGTCTCCCGCTGAATTTTACTCGCTGCCACGCAGGAGACGGCGTGGAGGAGGTGCCGGTCGTCAGGATCTACGGCTCCACCCCCGCGGGCCAGAAGACTTGCCTCCACATCCACCGG GTGCTGCCATATTTTTATATACCTTGTCCGGAGGAGCTACTCGATAATCTAGAAAAAG GTGATTCATATATAACTGGTCTCTTGAGTGCCCTTGAGAAAGCTTTGCAG GCTCGTGGTCCATCGAAACGGAAGCATGTGCATGGATGTAACCTTGTTAGAGCAAAGAAGTTGTATGGCTACCATTCGTCGGAGGAGCTTTTTATGAAGATCTATCT ATATTACCCCCATGAAGTTTCTCGAGCTGCTTCCCTTGTGTTG AGCGGTGCTGTTTCTAATAGAGCATTTCAGCCTTATGAATCTCACATTCCATATCTTCTTCACTTTTTG GTTGACTACAACTTATATGGAATGGGACATATACATGTCAAAGACTTCAAGTTTCGTCCTCCGTTGCCAGATGATTTTCATCCTAAGTCATCTCTTCACAGGAAG GCACAGTCAGATAATTTGGAAATAAAAAGTCCAACAGTTTGGATATCTTCAACAGTGTCACATTCTTCTACCTTGGGTAGTTCTGCCCCTTCGCTTCACTTGGGAGGAACCAATTTGAGCTTCACTATTCGACAGAGTTCTTCAATGCTTGAAGCTGATTCAAGAATAGAAG GTATCCTAAATGAGAAATATAAGATGTACACTTCTCTTTCTCAAACAACAGAAGATACAAAAATGGTTCAGTCACTTGAAGCAATTTGGGAG gAACTGGAACGATTAAGACTGTTGGATGAAACAAAATATGCTGATCTGGGTAGACCTTTAAGGGAAGAAGTTCTTAAAGATTTTCTTCATGGTATTAAGTATGAGAGTGCCCTTTCTGTGTTGTTTTCACAAGAAGGGCCACATCACAAAGTTTCTACCATAGAAGAGTCTGAAAGGCTAGAAAGGTGCTTGAAATCATTGACTGATATTATTGGGACTGTTACATTCTCACAGGATGACTACTGTGGTCATATTGATGTTGGTAATTCTGCTGATGTACAAAATGGCAAACCCAATGCAAGTCTTTGCTCAGGGTCATTAGAACAAAACATGCAGATTATATCTCCAGAGAGAAACAGTGAATATCCTGTGTCCTCATCTGTACCCCAAAGAACATTATCTCAGTTATCTGATGAAGGTGAAAAG CATGTGGATGCTGAAGCTCTTGGGCTTTTAAGCTGGTTGGCCTCTTCACAAGCTGCAGAGGAACCAACAACTGACGATGAATTAATTAATGAAGTCATCCTCAGCCCTTTGTTTGCCAAGAAGTCCATTGAAGTTGCTTTGGAGTCTGCTCACTTGGATTTTGATAGCGCTTCTCAGCAGGAGTGTCAGGATATTCTTGATTCAGTTGACCCTGTCAGGGAAGCAGAAGAACCAAACCTACATACATCTTACCTCGATTCTGTGAAGTCCAGTTCTGCTGCTTCGCTGGGCAAGACTATTCCTCAGGTTGATGGGTCATCAGATGAGAACCCAAAAGTTTCCCAGGAATGTGATAGAAGCAAGGTCACTAGGAAAGCAGTAGTATCTCCATGTTACACATCTACTAAGAATCCTTCAAAATCAGCCAGTAAGCGTGCAGGAACTGAGCATCTCTGGGGTTCTTTGCCTCTTTCCAGAAAAAAGCGGCAACATGGAGATGCTGATGATTCATGCAGTGCAATGCCATCACAGAAGGCCTTAAGTGCATCTAACAAGAGTACAATTGATAAGGACTATCATGATACCATAGGCAGCACTGACAAGGAATCTTCTAGATTTTTAGGCGTGCATGATTCAGTTTGTCATTCTGTGAGGGATTTGATGAGGCGGAGGAGATCTTTTCGGTGTGAGCAGTTGGAGTTTGGTTGTTCTGGAGCTGCAACATGCACCATGGATAATGAGAGTGAAACTGTGAATTCTGGGGGATTGGAATTTCATGATTTCACAAGTGATATCCCAAACTTAGCACTGACACGAATGGCATTTGTTCAGAAGCCTCCATCGAAGAATGATGCATGTTCTGGTTTGGAGAGCCGTTCAGGCTGTGAGCAACGTGGAT CTGAAAAATTGGGAGTAGCTGATCTCCTTCCATTTTTCAATCAGAATATGGAGGAGAATAAGCAGAATGAATCATTTCAACATATGGAAAGCAATGACTTTACAGGGGATGTATTGGGTGTCCCAACTCATTTCCAAAATGATGGATCAGCCCTATATTTGCTGACACATGCACTTTCACCGCCATCTGCAGGAGCTGTGAGCCATTGGCTAACCCAAGAATCTAGTTCCAGTATTTTCTCGG GTTATACCAACTATGATGAGGGAGTCCCAGCTGATAAGGAAGAGGCACACAGTTCTACTTTATCACGGAATTCTCCTACCAGATTTACTAAGGAGAATTCTGCAAAAAACATTTTTGTGCATGGAGATGTGATGGAATCGGCTCTATCTAACAAAGAAAGCAAACATTTGGATGAATGGCATGATTTCTCCCAGATATCAGCTGGAAATGAGAAGGATAAGCTCACTCCTCTCAGTCAAATTGGATTTCGTGACCCTGCTAGTATCGGTGGTGGACAACAACTGACTATACTTAGCATGGAG GTTTTAACAGAAAGCAGAGGAGAGCTGCGTCCTGATCCACGGTTTGATGCCATTAATGCTGTATCTTTGGCCATCGAAGATGATGCTGACAATACTGTGGACGTTCATGTGTTTATATGTGACAACAATTCCAAATCACATAGGAG AAATCTGGATGGTATTGCCGGCTATAATGTAGACGTCTTCCCTGAAGAAAAGGACCTTCTGAACAATTTTATCAGTGCAGTATGTTCAATTGATCCAGATATCCTAGTCGGATGGGAGATTCAGTTAGGATCTTTAGGATTTCTTGCTGAAAGAGCTGCTTATCTGGGTATAGGCTTACTGAAAAGAATTTCAAGAACACCACCGCATGAGTTGAATCATCCACCTAAGATTCCAGTTGATAACTCTAGTCAGGTGCTTTCTGAAACATCTTCTGCTGATGATATTATTGATGATGTCAGTGAGAATGATTGGAGCCATACTCATGCGAGTGGTATACATGTTGGTGGAAGAATTGTGCTTAATTTATGGCGTCTCATGCGTGCAGAAGTTAAGCTTAATAATTACTCCCTTGAAGCTGTAGCTGATGAAGTACTGAGGCGAAAGATACCACTGATACCAAGCAGAATATTGAACCGATGGTTTGCAACAGGTCCTGGACGAGGAAGACACCGATGCATAGAATACATTAGCAATAGAACTAGAATCAACCTTGAAATAATGAATCAACTGGACCTG GTGAATCGAACATCTGAACTTGCTCGTGTATTTGGTATTGATTTCTTTTCTGTTCTTTCTCGAGGGTCTCAGTATCGTGTTGAATCTATGCTCCTGAGATTGGCTCATACACAGAACTACCTTGCAATTTCCCCTGGAAATCAACAG GTTGCTTCTCAGCCAGCCATGGAGTGCTTGCCGCTTGTAATGGAACCAGAGTCGGCCTTCTACCCTGATCCAGTTGTTGTATTGGACTTTCAGTCCCTCTATCCTTCGATGATAATAGCATATAACCTATGTTATTCTACATGCTTGGGTAAAGTTTTCCCATCAAAGTCAAATGTACTTGGTGTCAGTTCATATTCAGCAGATCCACATAcacttgtagatctcaaaaatcaGCTGCTGCTTACTCCAAATGGGGTCCTGTATGTTCAACCTAAG ATAAGAAAAGGTGTACTTCCTCGCCTTCTAGAGGAGATATTGTCAACAAGAATTATGGTGAAACAAGCAATGAAAAAGTTGAGCCCATCACAGCAAGTTCTTCACAGG ATATTCAATGCACGGCAGCTTGCTTTGAAGCTCATAGCTAATGTAACATATGGCTACACAGCTGCTGGATTCAGTGGTCGGATGCCTTGTGCAGAGCTTGCAGACAGCATTGTTCAATGTGGCCGTAGAACACTTGAAACAGCAATATCATTTGTCAACCAGCATCCTTTGTGGAAAGCTAGGGTCGTGTATGGTGATACTGACAG TATGTTTGTTCTCCTAAAAGGGCGTTCTAGGGAAGAAGCATTCAGAATAGGAAAGGAGATCGCCTCATCAATAACTGCAATGAATCCTGATCCAGTCACGTTGAAGTTTGAGAAAGTGTATCAGCCATGCTTTCTTCTTACAAAGAAGAGATATGTTGGCTATAGCTACGAGAGTCCTGAACAGAATGAGCCAATCTTTGATGCGAAGGGGATAGAAACAGTTCGTAGAGATACATGTCCAGCAGTTGCAAAGATTTTGGAACGGTCTATCAGAACAATGTTTGAAGAACAGGATTTGACGAAA GTCAGGACATATTTGGAGCGTCAGTGGACACGCATATTATCAGGAAAAGTCTCTATTCAAGATTTCATTTTTGCGAAGGAGGTCCGTTTAGGTACTTACAGTGCAAGGGCTTCCACTCTGCCCCCTGCAGCAATTGTTGCAACAAAAGCTATGTTGTCTGACCCAAGGGCAGAGCCTCGGTATGCAGAGAGAGTGCCATATGTTGTAATCCATGGGGAACCAGGGGCTCGTCTTGCTGACATGGTTATTGATCCTTATGGGCTGCTAGAAAATGGCTCCCCTTATAGATTAAATGAACAATATTACATAACCAAGCAGATTATCCCTGCACTACAGCGTGTTTTTGGACTTCTTGGTGCTGACCTGAATAAGTGGTTTAATGAGATGCCTCGCCCCATACGACCAACTCTTGCGAAACGCCAGTCTGCTGCTGGTCATGGTTCATTTTCTCGTGATGGCAGTTTCATCCGATTAGGATTGAATAATAAAGCCTTAGGCAAAGCAGGCAGAATAGATACATACTACATGTCAAGCCACTGTTCAATTTGTGGTGATATAATTCAAGGAACAGAGACCTTCTGCAACAATTGCTTGAAAAACGAAGCTGTTGTTGCCACAATAGTTGCTGGCAGAACTTCAAAGTTGGAGCGAGAAATCCAGCATCTCGCTGCT ATATGTGGCCATTGTGGCGGTGCAGACTGGATTATTGAAAGTGGCATCAAGTGTGTTTCCTTGGCATGCCCAGTCTTCTATGAACGGAGGAAAGTTCAGAGGGAGCTGGGAGTCGTCTCAGAATCTGCAGAAGCTGGGTATTATCCTTTCTGCTGCGCTGAACTGTTTTGA
- the LOC8074417 gene encoding DNA polymerase zeta catalytic subunit isoform X2, whose translation MSSSQSPEPCTPGTPSPVLSVRIVSLDYYMAPPLPGFGFSRSPFHGDGVEEVPVVRIYGSTPAGQKTCLHIHRVLPYFYIPCPEELLDNLEKGDSYITGLLSALEKALQARGPSKRKHVHGCNLVRAKKLYGYHSSEELFMKIYLYYPHEVSRAASLVLSGAVSNRAFQPYESHIPYLLHFLVDYNLYGMGHIHVKDFKFRPPLPDDFHPKSSLHRKAQSDNLEIKSPTVWISSTVSHSSTLGSSAPSLHLGGTNLSFTIRQSSSMLEADSRIEGILNEKYKMYTSLSQTTEDTKMVQSLEAIWEELERLRLLDETKYADLGRPLREEVLKDFLHGIKYESALSVLFSQEGPHHKVSTIEESERLERCLKSLTDIIGTVTFSQDDYCGHIDVGNSADVQNGKPNASLCSGSLEQNMQIISPERNSEYPVSSSVPQRTLSQLSDEGEKHVDAEALGLLSWLASSQAAEEPTTDDELINEVILSPLFAKKSIEVALESAHLDFDSASQQECQDILDSVDPVREAEEPNLHTSYLDSVKSSSAASLGKTIPQVDGSSDENPKVSQECDRSKVTRKAVVSPCYTSTKNPSKSASKRAGTEHLWGSLPLSRKKRQHGDADDSCSAMPSQKALSASNKSTIDKDYHDTIGSTDKESSRFLGVHDSVCHSVRDLMRRRRSFRCEQLEFGCSGAATCTMDNESETVNSGGLEFHDFTSDIPNLALTRMAFVQKPPSKNDACSGLESRSGCEQRGSEKLGVADLLPFFNQNMEENKQNESFQHMESNDFTGDVLGVPTHFQNDGSALYLLTHALSPPSAGAVSHWLTQESSSSIFSGYTNYDEGVPADKEEAHSSTLSRNSPTRFTKENSAKNIFVHGDVMESALSNKESKHLDEWHDFSQISAGNEKDKLTPLSQIGFRDPASIGGGQQLTILSMEVLTESRGELRPDPRFDAINAVSLAIEDDADNTVDVHVFICDNNSKSHRRNLDGIAGYNVDVFPEEKDLLNNFISAVCSIDPDILVGWEIQLGSLGFLAERAAYLGIGLLKRISRTPPHELNHPPKIPVDNSSQVLSETSSADDIIDDVSENDWSHTHASGIHVGGRIVLNLWRLMRAEVKLNNYSLEAVADEVLRRKIPLIPSRILNRWFATGPGRGRHRCIEYISNRTRINLEIMNQLDLVNRTSELARVFGIDFFSVLSRGSQYRVESMLLRLAHTQNYLAISPGNQQVASQPAMECLPLVMEPESAFYPDPVVVLDFQSLYPSMIIAYNLCYSTCLGKVFPSKSNVLGVSSYSADPHTLVDLKNQLLLTPNGVLYVQPKIRKGVLPRLLEEILSTRIMVKQAMKKLSPSQQVLHRIFNARQLALKLIANVTYGYTAAGFSGRMPCAELADSIVQCGRRTLETAISFVNQHPLWKARVVYGDTDSMFVLLKGRSREEAFRIGKEIASSITAMNPDPVTLKFEKVYQPCFLLTKKRYVGYSYESPEQNEPIFDAKGIETVRRDTCPAVAKILERSIRTMFEEQDLTKVRTYLERQWTRILSGKVSIQDFIFAKEVRLGTYSARASTLPPAAIVATKAMLSDPRAEPRYAERVPYVVIHGEPGARLADMVIDPYGLLENGSPYRLNEQYYITKQIIPALQRVFGLLGADLNKWFNEMPRPIRPTLAKRQSAAGHGSFSRDGSFIRLGLNNKALGKAGRIDTYYMSSHCSICGDIIQGTETFCNNCLKNEAVVATIVAGRTSKLEREIQHLAAICGHCGGADWIIESGIKCVSLACPVFYERRKVQRELGVVSESAEAGYYPFCCAELF comes from the exons ATGTCGTCCTCGCAGTCGCCGGAGCCCTGCACGCCGGGGACGCCCTCCCCGGTCCTCAGCGTCCGCATCGTCTCGCTCGACTACTACATGGCGCCGCCACTCCCGGGCTTCGGCTTCTCCCGCAGCCCATTCCACG GAGACGGCGTGGAGGAGGTGCCGGTCGTCAGGATCTACGGCTCCACCCCCGCGGGCCAGAAGACTTGCCTCCACATCCACCGG GTGCTGCCATATTTTTATATACCTTGTCCGGAGGAGCTACTCGATAATCTAGAAAAAG GTGATTCATATATAACTGGTCTCTTGAGTGCCCTTGAGAAAGCTTTGCAG GCTCGTGGTCCATCGAAACGGAAGCATGTGCATGGATGTAACCTTGTTAGAGCAAAGAAGTTGTATGGCTACCATTCGTCGGAGGAGCTTTTTATGAAGATCTATCT ATATTACCCCCATGAAGTTTCTCGAGCTGCTTCCCTTGTGTTG AGCGGTGCTGTTTCTAATAGAGCATTTCAGCCTTATGAATCTCACATTCCATATCTTCTTCACTTTTTG GTTGACTACAACTTATATGGAATGGGACATATACATGTCAAAGACTTCAAGTTTCGTCCTCCGTTGCCAGATGATTTTCATCCTAAGTCATCTCTTCACAGGAAG GCACAGTCAGATAATTTGGAAATAAAAAGTCCAACAGTTTGGATATCTTCAACAGTGTCACATTCTTCTACCTTGGGTAGTTCTGCCCCTTCGCTTCACTTGGGAGGAACCAATTTGAGCTTCACTATTCGACAGAGTTCTTCAATGCTTGAAGCTGATTCAAGAATAGAAG GTATCCTAAATGAGAAATATAAGATGTACACTTCTCTTTCTCAAACAACAGAAGATACAAAAATGGTTCAGTCACTTGAAGCAATTTGGGAG gAACTGGAACGATTAAGACTGTTGGATGAAACAAAATATGCTGATCTGGGTAGACCTTTAAGGGAAGAAGTTCTTAAAGATTTTCTTCATGGTATTAAGTATGAGAGTGCCCTTTCTGTGTTGTTTTCACAAGAAGGGCCACATCACAAAGTTTCTACCATAGAAGAGTCTGAAAGGCTAGAAAGGTGCTTGAAATCATTGACTGATATTATTGGGACTGTTACATTCTCACAGGATGACTACTGTGGTCATATTGATGTTGGTAATTCTGCTGATGTACAAAATGGCAAACCCAATGCAAGTCTTTGCTCAGGGTCATTAGAACAAAACATGCAGATTATATCTCCAGAGAGAAACAGTGAATATCCTGTGTCCTCATCTGTACCCCAAAGAACATTATCTCAGTTATCTGATGAAGGTGAAAAG CATGTGGATGCTGAAGCTCTTGGGCTTTTAAGCTGGTTGGCCTCTTCACAAGCTGCAGAGGAACCAACAACTGACGATGAATTAATTAATGAAGTCATCCTCAGCCCTTTGTTTGCCAAGAAGTCCATTGAAGTTGCTTTGGAGTCTGCTCACTTGGATTTTGATAGCGCTTCTCAGCAGGAGTGTCAGGATATTCTTGATTCAGTTGACCCTGTCAGGGAAGCAGAAGAACCAAACCTACATACATCTTACCTCGATTCTGTGAAGTCCAGTTCTGCTGCTTCGCTGGGCAAGACTATTCCTCAGGTTGATGGGTCATCAGATGAGAACCCAAAAGTTTCCCAGGAATGTGATAGAAGCAAGGTCACTAGGAAAGCAGTAGTATCTCCATGTTACACATCTACTAAGAATCCTTCAAAATCAGCCAGTAAGCGTGCAGGAACTGAGCATCTCTGGGGTTCTTTGCCTCTTTCCAGAAAAAAGCGGCAACATGGAGATGCTGATGATTCATGCAGTGCAATGCCATCACAGAAGGCCTTAAGTGCATCTAACAAGAGTACAATTGATAAGGACTATCATGATACCATAGGCAGCACTGACAAGGAATCTTCTAGATTTTTAGGCGTGCATGATTCAGTTTGTCATTCTGTGAGGGATTTGATGAGGCGGAGGAGATCTTTTCGGTGTGAGCAGTTGGAGTTTGGTTGTTCTGGAGCTGCAACATGCACCATGGATAATGAGAGTGAAACTGTGAATTCTGGGGGATTGGAATTTCATGATTTCACAAGTGATATCCCAAACTTAGCACTGACACGAATGGCATTTGTTCAGAAGCCTCCATCGAAGAATGATGCATGTTCTGGTTTGGAGAGCCGTTCAGGCTGTGAGCAACGTGGAT CTGAAAAATTGGGAGTAGCTGATCTCCTTCCATTTTTCAATCAGAATATGGAGGAGAATAAGCAGAATGAATCATTTCAACATATGGAAAGCAATGACTTTACAGGGGATGTATTGGGTGTCCCAACTCATTTCCAAAATGATGGATCAGCCCTATATTTGCTGACACATGCACTTTCACCGCCATCTGCAGGAGCTGTGAGCCATTGGCTAACCCAAGAATCTAGTTCCAGTATTTTCTCGG GTTATACCAACTATGATGAGGGAGTCCCAGCTGATAAGGAAGAGGCACACAGTTCTACTTTATCACGGAATTCTCCTACCAGATTTACTAAGGAGAATTCTGCAAAAAACATTTTTGTGCATGGAGATGTGATGGAATCGGCTCTATCTAACAAAGAAAGCAAACATTTGGATGAATGGCATGATTTCTCCCAGATATCAGCTGGAAATGAGAAGGATAAGCTCACTCCTCTCAGTCAAATTGGATTTCGTGACCCTGCTAGTATCGGTGGTGGACAACAACTGACTATACTTAGCATGGAG GTTTTAACAGAAAGCAGAGGAGAGCTGCGTCCTGATCCACGGTTTGATGCCATTAATGCTGTATCTTTGGCCATCGAAGATGATGCTGACAATACTGTGGACGTTCATGTGTTTATATGTGACAACAATTCCAAATCACATAGGAG AAATCTGGATGGTATTGCCGGCTATAATGTAGACGTCTTCCCTGAAGAAAAGGACCTTCTGAACAATTTTATCAGTGCAGTATGTTCAATTGATCCAGATATCCTAGTCGGATGGGAGATTCAGTTAGGATCTTTAGGATTTCTTGCTGAAAGAGCTGCTTATCTGGGTATAGGCTTACTGAAAAGAATTTCAAGAACACCACCGCATGAGTTGAATCATCCACCTAAGATTCCAGTTGATAACTCTAGTCAGGTGCTTTCTGAAACATCTTCTGCTGATGATATTATTGATGATGTCAGTGAGAATGATTGGAGCCATACTCATGCGAGTGGTATACATGTTGGTGGAAGAATTGTGCTTAATTTATGGCGTCTCATGCGTGCAGAAGTTAAGCTTAATAATTACTCCCTTGAAGCTGTAGCTGATGAAGTACTGAGGCGAAAGATACCACTGATACCAAGCAGAATATTGAACCGATGGTTTGCAACAGGTCCTGGACGAGGAAGACACCGATGCATAGAATACATTAGCAATAGAACTAGAATCAACCTTGAAATAATGAATCAACTGGACCTG GTGAATCGAACATCTGAACTTGCTCGTGTATTTGGTATTGATTTCTTTTCTGTTCTTTCTCGAGGGTCTCAGTATCGTGTTGAATCTATGCTCCTGAGATTGGCTCATACACAGAACTACCTTGCAATTTCCCCTGGAAATCAACAG GTTGCTTCTCAGCCAGCCATGGAGTGCTTGCCGCTTGTAATGGAACCAGAGTCGGCCTTCTACCCTGATCCAGTTGTTGTATTGGACTTTCAGTCCCTCTATCCTTCGATGATAATAGCATATAACCTATGTTATTCTACATGCTTGGGTAAAGTTTTCCCATCAAAGTCAAATGTACTTGGTGTCAGTTCATATTCAGCAGATCCACATAcacttgtagatctcaaaaatcaGCTGCTGCTTACTCCAAATGGGGTCCTGTATGTTCAACCTAAG ATAAGAAAAGGTGTACTTCCTCGCCTTCTAGAGGAGATATTGTCAACAAGAATTATGGTGAAACAAGCAATGAAAAAGTTGAGCCCATCACAGCAAGTTCTTCACAGG ATATTCAATGCACGGCAGCTTGCTTTGAAGCTCATAGCTAATGTAACATATGGCTACACAGCTGCTGGATTCAGTGGTCGGATGCCTTGTGCAGAGCTTGCAGACAGCATTGTTCAATGTGGCCGTAGAACACTTGAAACAGCAATATCATTTGTCAACCAGCATCCTTTGTGGAAAGCTAGGGTCGTGTATGGTGATACTGACAG TATGTTTGTTCTCCTAAAAGGGCGTTCTAGGGAAGAAGCATTCAGAATAGGAAAGGAGATCGCCTCATCAATAACTGCAATGAATCCTGATCCAGTCACGTTGAAGTTTGAGAAAGTGTATCAGCCATGCTTTCTTCTTACAAAGAAGAGATATGTTGGCTATAGCTACGAGAGTCCTGAACAGAATGAGCCAATCTTTGATGCGAAGGGGATAGAAACAGTTCGTAGAGATACATGTCCAGCAGTTGCAAAGATTTTGGAACGGTCTATCAGAACAATGTTTGAAGAACAGGATTTGACGAAA GTCAGGACATATTTGGAGCGTCAGTGGACACGCATATTATCAGGAAAAGTCTCTATTCAAGATTTCATTTTTGCGAAGGAGGTCCGTTTAGGTACTTACAGTGCAAGGGCTTCCACTCTGCCCCCTGCAGCAATTGTTGCAACAAAAGCTATGTTGTCTGACCCAAGGGCAGAGCCTCGGTATGCAGAGAGAGTGCCATATGTTGTAATCCATGGGGAACCAGGGGCTCGTCTTGCTGACATGGTTATTGATCCTTATGGGCTGCTAGAAAATGGCTCCCCTTATAGATTAAATGAACAATATTACATAACCAAGCAGATTATCCCTGCACTACAGCGTGTTTTTGGACTTCTTGGTGCTGACCTGAATAAGTGGTTTAATGAGATGCCTCGCCCCATACGACCAACTCTTGCGAAACGCCAGTCTGCTGCTGGTCATGGTTCATTTTCTCGTGATGGCAGTTTCATCCGATTAGGATTGAATAATAAAGCCTTAGGCAAAGCAGGCAGAATAGATACATACTACATGTCAAGCCACTGTTCAATTTGTGGTGATATAATTCAAGGAACAGAGACCTTCTGCAACAATTGCTTGAAAAACGAAGCTGTTGTTGCCACAATAGTTGCTGGCAGAACTTCAAAGTTGGAGCGAGAAATCCAGCATCTCGCTGCT ATATGTGGCCATTGTGGCGGTGCAGACTGGATTATTGAAAGTGGCATCAAGTGTGTTTCCTTGGCATGCCCAGTCTTCTATGAACGGAGGAAAGTTCAGAGGGAGCTGGGAGTCGTCTCAGAATCTGCAGAAGCTGGGTATTATCCTTTCTGCTGCGCTGAACTGTTTTGA